In Ignavibacteriales bacterium, the DNA window AAACCCCTCCTCCCTCATCGGCGTCATCTTAGTAGATGACCTATGTTCATACAGTATCAAATATCGGAGATAAACATGGAACAGGAGAAGCAGTTACTCACAGAAGGCGCAGACCTGATCCGTCTTGCGAAAACCGGTGATAACGCGGCGTTTCTTCAGTTGTGCAGGGAGAACTCGGGCAGAGTTTACGCCGTTTGCCTGCGGATGCTTGCCAACACCGAACTTGCCAAAGAATTAACACAGGATACAATCGTTCGCGCGTGGCAAATGCTTCACACATTCCGCGGCGAAAGTCCGTTTGGCGCGTGGCTTCACCGAATCGCCGTAAATGCCGTGCTCGATCATATCCGTTCGGAGAAACGTCGCTCGGCACGCGTACAGTTCACCGATAATCTTGAATTTTTCCAAAACGAGGAAACTATCTCGCAAGATGTAATGATAGATTTGGAAGATGCAGTCGCTTCATTACCGCTTCAAGCCAGAACCGTGATTGTTCTTCACGATATAGAAGGATACTCGCATGATGAAATAGGTACAATGCTCGGAATTGCTTCCGGCACATCTAAAGCAACATTGCACAGAGCACGTACACTTTTGAAAGCGAGGTTAGGACGATGAACCAGAAACATGTTTTGGATTTAATCCACGATTATATTGATGGATTATTGAACGAAGATCAAATAAAATCTTTTAAAGAGCATATCGGACAGTGCGATTCATGCAGAAAAGAATTTGATTCAATACGAACGCTCGTTGAAAAATTAAAATCACTGCCTAAAAGCGTTCGCCCACCGGCAGATATTTTTACAGGAATCGAATCGAAGTTAGAACAAACAGAATTGGGATCTCTTGAAATCGATCACCGTCGGAACGGGAAGGTTGAGAAAAAGATATTAAGATTTTTTGATTACTTCAATCCGAATAAAGTTCAAGCTGCCTGGTATTTTCGTGCGGCGGCGATGGTGACTGTTCTGGTTGGAGCTTTCGCGGTTTGGTTTACATTGAAAGCTCCCCTTTCACAATTGGATATCTCCGAGATAATCACACAACCAACCACAAAAGTGGAATCGACAGAAAAGCAATTTGATGCTCTCGATAAATCTAAAAGAACTGAGTCGCCATCCATAATTAAAAAAGAGGCGCCATCTAAATTCAGAGAAAATAGAATAAGCGAACCGGAACGACCAAATCTCACCGCTGATAATTCGCATACACAAACAAAACGTACTGATATTCAAAAACCTCTAGTGGCTGAAAATCTGATGGCGATGGCTAAGCCGGATTCCATCGTTGCAAAAATCGATTCAACACAAAAATCGATGTACCAGATTACTCAGCTTGAAAAAGGTTCTAATAAAATAGTAGGAAGAGCTACTGATGCCATTTCAGGTGATCCGATTGTAGGAGCAAATATTGTTGTCGTTGGAACAAGACATGGCGCAATAACTGATTTCGATGGAATATTTACAATCATCGGCATACCCCCCGGAACATATACACTACGAGCTGCACAAGTAGGATACACCGCGCTTGAAATGAAAGACGTTAGGATTGACAATAAAGAATCAACCCCGTTAGATTTCAAAATGACAGCAAGTGCAGTCCAGATTTCCGGTGTAACCATAACCGCAGATCAAGCCCTTGTAAATTCTTTATCAACCTCATCTACTCAAACAACATCAGAGAAATCGATTCCAAGTATTCCGAATGTTAAAAGTGTTGAAGATGTATCAAAGTTGCAGGCAGCTGGAACGAAACAGGGAAATAATCTTTTCCTTCGAGGTGGCAGGAGTAATGAAGTCCAATATTTTGTTAACGGCGTACCAGTCAGCCAACCAGATCGATTACAATCGGCACAACGCCCATTTAATACTGAAGGATATGATAAAATAAACGAGAATGAATTTCTCGATGTCCGTCAGAATCCGCTCTCAACTTTTTCCATAGATGTTGATAATGCATCTTACAGCAATGTTCGCCAGTTTATCCAAAACGGTCAACTGCCGCCCAAAGATGCCGTGCGAATAGAAGAACTTATAAATTATTTCACATACGACTATCCACAACCGAGAGACAGACATCCGTTTTCAATCACAACAGAGATGTCAACCTGTCCATGGAACGATGAACACAAACTTTTATTGATCGGTTTGCAGGGTAAGAAAATCGCGACGGAAAACTTGCCGCCCAGCAACCTCGTTTTCCTGCTCGATGTCTCCGGCTCTATGAATGAACCGAACAAACTTCCACTTGTTAAAGCCGCATTCAGATTGCTCGTTGATCAGCTTCGCGAAGAAGATAAAGTGTCAATCGTTGTCTATGCCGGAAGAGCGGGACTTGTTCTACCTTCAACTTACGGCGATGATAAAGAAGAGATTTTGCACGCTATCGATCAATTGCAGGCAGGCGGTTCAACTGCTGGCGGCGAGGGAATTCTTCTCGCGTATCGGATTGCTCAGGAAAATTTCAAGAAGAACGGTAACAACCGGGTCATACTCGCGACTGATGGAGACTTCAACGTGGGAGTATCGAGCGATTCAGAGCTTGAACGTCTCATAGAAGAAAAACGTAATTCAGGAATTTATCTTTCCGTGCTTGGCTTCGGCACCGGAAATTATAAAGATTCTAAGATGGAAAAACTCGCCGATAAAGGAAATGGGAATTATTCTTATATAGACAACCTTCAAGAAGCCCGTAAAGTTTTCGTCGGACAAATGGCAGGAACGTTATTCACAATCGCGAAAGATGTAAAACTCCAGATCGAATTCAATCCTGCGAAAGTAAAAGCATACCGATTAATCGGATACGAGAACAGAATGCTGGCGAAAGAAGATTTCAACAACGACAAAAAAGATGCGGGTGATATTGGCGCAGGACATTCCGTAACGGCTTTATATGAAATAATTCCAAGCGGCGGTGAAACCGATCTGCCCGAAGTGGACGATCTGAAATATCAAGTTTCACGCGTCAATCGAAATGCGAAAACCTCAAACGAGATACTCACGGTAAAGTTTCGATACAAGCCACCGAAAGAATCTGAAAGCAGGTTGATAGTTCATCCACTTGAGGATGAAACCACGGAATTAGATGAGACATCTAACAACTTCCGTTGGGCCGCTTCTGTGGTGGAATTTGGAATACTGCTTCGTGATTCACAATTTAAAGGGAACGCTTCTTTTCGCAATGTAATCGAGATCGCACACGATGCAAAAGGTAAAGACCGCGAAGGATATCGTGCTGAGTTTATCCGGCTTGTCGAGTTATGCAAAGACTTAGTGAGATCAGAGCGGTAGGTGTATAAAAAAATCGAGCCCGGCGCTTTCACGCACCGGGCTATCCCCAGAACTATACAGTAAGCTGCGGAGGTATCGGCTTACATCCCTAATAAAACATAATAAATAGTTCATGCTGTGTTATTCCTCACTTTCATTAATCTCAATGTAATTTTTTAAATTGGACTTCCGCGAGATTTTTTCTATCTTTATCCTTTATAATATTCAACCCCATGATGTACAAATAGCAGTAATTTCCTTTACATTTATTCGGTTTTTAGTAATTCTTTGATTTAAGGAACAATATGGCAGGATCTTTTTTTAAATTCAGTCTAATCCTAAGTTGCTTATTGGCAATCCTTTATATTGTCGGCACTTTTTTCCCAAATGGTTTCGTTTGGGGATTTAATACTTTATCACTCCTACCAAACAGTTACACCATCGGTTATATTATTCTTTCAATCGGATTGATAAGCTTATTAATAAAGAAACCCCCGACAAAATTGATTGAGCAATTCGGTTTGCAGATGGAATCGAAACCGTATCATTTTCTTGTTACTTCTATAATTGTCTATTTGTTTTTTGCATGGCTATTTCGAGTTGCCACACCTTTGTTTGGCGACGGAATATACATCGTCAAGAATTTTTCCGAAACACTGAACGGTGGCGCCACACTCGATCTTCGGAATGAACCTTTATCGACCGCATATTTCTTCGGGATTGTTAAACTCCTCAAAGTTACAACATACGAGCAATTGCTGAACGCTTTTCTCGTAGCTTCTATGATATTAGGAATAGGATTCATCACGGCTGTATTTTTTATCGTGCGGAATTTATTCGATCAGCCGGTTCAAAAATTTCTTTCGTTCATGTTCATGCTGTCTTTTCCATACATGCTATTGTTCTTCGGGTACGTGGAAACATACGGAATCGCTATTTTAGCGGCTACTCTTTATCTGCTATCCATCATACTCTATATTCGAGGGAAACTTTCTTTAACGGGTGTTGTAATTTTATTCTTCGTGATGGCGTTAAGTCACTACCTCAGTTTACTTTTCCTGCCGACGCTCATCTTCATAGGATTTTTAGAATACAAAAACAATGGTTTAAAAAGCGCCTTGAAGGGAACGGCAGTATTAGTGTCGTTAATCCTGCTTTTACTCCTGATGATAAATTTTGATCTGCAAAACTTTTATGCCTGGACTCCGCACAGCCATTTCCTTCCTTTTGTTGCCGGGGAAGATGAACTTTCGCTCTACACCGAACCATACACTTTGTTCGATGCAGTCCATGGATCAGAACTGTTAAATTATTTCTTACTTCTTGGCGGAACATCAATCGCGATAATAATATTCATATTCCTTACAAACCGCCAATTGCTTTGGCATTCATATTTTGGAAAATTCTTTCTCATCGCCGCCCTCCCCCTTTTTGTGCTGACTATTATTTTAAAATTCGACTTAGGTCTGGCTAAAGACTGGGATGTTATGGCACCTTATTTTCCGGTTGTGGCGTTATGGGCGGCTTGGCTGATTGCAGAATTAAAACCTGTTAGATTAACCGCATCGTTCGGAACTATAACGATAATAACCTTACTGAGCACAGTCTCATTCATCGCGGTTCATGCCCGGACAGATTCAAATCTCCGGCGTTATCAAACACTGTTTGAACCGAAAACGGTTTCAAATTATGGTTACTACAGTTC includes these proteins:
- a CDS encoding RNA polymerase sigma factor, which encodes MEQEKQLLTEGADLIRLAKTGDNAAFLQLCRENSGRVYAVCLRMLANTELAKELTQDTIVRAWQMLHTFRGESPFGAWLHRIAVNAVLDHIRSEKRRSARVQFTDNLEFFQNEETISQDVMIDLEDAVASLPLQARTVIVLHDIEGYSHDEIGTMLGIASGTSKATLHRARTLLKARLGR
- a CDS encoding von Willebrand factor type A domain-containing protein, whose protein sequence is MNQKHVLDLIHDYIDGLLNEDQIKSFKEHIGQCDSCRKEFDSIRTLVEKLKSLPKSVRPPADIFTGIESKLEQTELGSLEIDHRRNGKVEKKILRFFDYFNPNKVQAAWYFRAAAMVTVLVGAFAVWFTLKAPLSQLDISEIITQPTTKVESTEKQFDALDKSKRTESPSIIKKEAPSKFRENRISEPERPNLTADNSHTQTKRTDIQKPLVAENLMAMAKPDSIVAKIDSTQKSMYQITQLEKGSNKIVGRATDAISGDPIVGANIVVVGTRHGAITDFDGIFTIIGIPPGTYTLRAAQVGYTALEMKDVRIDNKESTPLDFKMTASAVQISGVTITADQALVNSLSTSSTQTTSEKSIPSIPNVKSVEDVSKLQAAGTKQGNNLFLRGGRSNEVQYFVNGVPVSQPDRLQSAQRPFNTEGYDKINENEFLDVRQNPLSTFSIDVDNASYSNVRQFIQNGQLPPKDAVRIEELINYFTYDYPQPRDRHPFSITTEMSTCPWNDEHKLLLIGLQGKKIATENLPPSNLVFLLDVSGSMNEPNKLPLVKAAFRLLVDQLREEDKVSIVVYAGRAGLVLPSTYGDDKEEILHAIDQLQAGGSTAGGEGILLAYRIAQENFKKNGNNRVILATDGDFNVGVSSDSELERLIEEKRNSGIYLSVLGFGTGNYKDSKMEKLADKGNGNYSYIDNLQEARKVFVGQMAGTLFTIAKDVKLQIEFNPAKVKAYRLIGYENRMLAKEDFNNDKKDAGDIGAGHSVTALYEIIPSGGETDLPEVDDLKYQVSRVNRNAKTSNEILTVKFRYKPPKESESRLIVHPLEDETTELDETSNNFRWAASVVEFGILLRDSQFKGNASFRNVIEIAHDAKGKDREGYRAEFIRLVELCKDLVRSER
- a CDS encoding tetratricopeptide repeat protein, with the translated sequence MAGSFFKFSLILSCLLAILYIVGTFFPNGFVWGFNTLSLLPNSYTIGYIILSIGLISLLIKKPPTKLIEQFGLQMESKPYHFLVTSIIVYLFFAWLFRVATPLFGDGIYIVKNFSETLNGGATLDLRNEPLSTAYFFGIVKLLKVTTYEQLLNAFLVASMILGIGFITAVFFIVRNLFDQPVQKFLSFMFMLSFPYMLLFFGYVETYGIAILAATLYLLSIILYIRGKLSLTGVVILFFVMALSHYLSLLFLPTLIFIGFLEYKNNGLKSALKGTAVLVSLILLLLLMINFDLQNFYAWTPHSHFLPFVAGEDELSLYTEPYTLFDAVHGSELLNYFLLLGGTSIAIIIFIFLTNRQLLWHSYFGKFFLIAALPLFVLTIILKFDLGLAKDWDVMAPYFPVVALWAAWLIAELKPVRLTASFGTITIITLLSTVSFIAVHARTDSNLRRYQTLFEPKTVSNYGYYSSTLSLVLYYHQIKNTQGPIDAWNRYTELYPFDPQGHQNLITNLKSLGPPGIPYNLNAYERWLGAIPTDTAAYIEYVTYCIDAGNYLFEKGELKGAEAIYRRTITLAPTYERAYNNLGSVLAQNKQSDSALVYFQKAIDLTPSYSDPYYNIGSIEEDRGNKRKAKEYFQKAASLNNKSAIEKIKKLK